The DNA sequence TTTTCAGACCGTCTACCGTATACTTAACTCCGAGCCCGATGTGGTATGCGAGAGGGTCTTTGCTGATCCCCTCTTCATGGATGAAGAAGGCCCGATTTCTCTGGAGTCTCAGCGCCCCCTTGCGGACTTTTCAGTAATAGCTTTTTCCATTTCCTACGAGTTAGATTACTTTCACCTGGCTGAGGTTCTGGAACGCAGCCGCATACCTCTCTTCTCTGCAGAACGAGAAGAAGGGGATCCTCTGGTGATTGCGGGAGGGCCGGCCGTTTCCGCCAACCCTGAACCCCTATCTCAAATGGTGGATGCTTTCATTATCGGTGAAGGGGAAGAAGTTATCCCTGAAGTGATTGCTGTCTTAAGGGAAACCATCCATGCCCCTCGTAATACACTTCTGGAGGCTTTGCGAGGGATACAGGGCGTTTACGTTCCCTTAATTCACAACCCATCTGATCCTCCTGTGGTCAGACGGTGGGTGCAGGACCTTGACCTTTATCCGGTGCATTCAGTGGTGCTCACGGAAGAAACCGAGTTCGGTGACATGTATCTTGTGGAGATAGAAAGGGGGTGTGGAAGAGGCTGCAGGTTCTGTCTGGCAGGATACATTTACCTCCCCCCAAGAGAGCGCTCTGTGGAGTCAATCCTGGCCCAGGCGAAAGAGGGGGTTAAGTGGCGTGGAACCATTGGCCTTGTAGGGTTTGCGGTCTCCGATTATTCCAGAATGGACGAACTTCTGGACGGCCTTCGGGCTCTGGGAGCTGGCCTTTCCGCCTCTTCATTAAGGGCTGAATCTGTAAGTGAGAAGCTAATTGAAGCTCTGGCCCGAAGCTCCGCTACTATAACTCTGGCTCCCGAAGCTGGAAGCTTTGCCCTTCGCAGGATTATCGGTAAACCCATCCCTGAAAAGGAAATCCTCAGGGTGGCTGAGCTGGCCGCTAAGTACAGGATTCGCCGCCTCAAACTCTACTTTATGATAGGCCTCCCCCGGGAAAGCGAGGAAGATTTAAGGGCCATAAGTCTTCTAACAAGCGAGATCCTCAAAAGGTTTGAGGGCGAAGTGGTGGTGAACGTTTCACCTTTCGTTCCCAAGCCTCACACTCCTTTCCAACGGATTGCGATGGCCCCGGAAGAAGAGCTGGGAGAGCGCTTGAAGTTTCTGCGCCATCTCCTGCGCAGGCTCAAAGTTAAAATGCGGGCGGAAAGCCCGGCCTGGGCTACAGTTCAGGCCACTCTGAGCCGTGGGGATAAAAAGGTGGGGCTTGCTCTTGTGGAAATAGCCCGAATGAGAGAAAAGGCAACCCCTTCCCGCTGGGAGAAGGCTCTGGAAAAAGCAGGCACAGATAAAGGAAAATACCTTGGACCCTGGCCCCGAAAGGAGCCTCTCCCCTGGGAGAGGGTGATAGCTACAGGTTTTTACCCGATGTGTCAGCCGTGCCTTTCAGAAGATTTTGCAGGTGAGACTCAGGGTTAAGAGGAGCCGGGGCCAGGGCACGCATCTAACTTCTCCGCATAAAACGGGGTAGGATGGTAGCCCACTCCGGAAGGGGAACGCTGTCGCCAGGGCCAAGTTTATCCACAGGCTTTATCTCGCGCTGGCGAGCCCGGCCAGCAAATATCCCTATCTGGTTGCCCTCACGAGCCTGGCGCCGGTCTATAAGGGCCATGCCCACAAGGTAGCCCTCGGTATCAATGGCGCAGGAGGTTACTGCCCCTATGTAATCTCCCCGCGGATTAACGACCGGATCCCCTGGCTCCGGTTTGGGAACGCCCTTGCGGTTCATCCGGAAGCGGACTATCTCCCGTGTGCGTCTGGCTTCTTTTTCAATGATGGCCTTGCGCCCGATGAAGTAAGGCTTGTGGAATTTGACGTAGGGAGCGAAGCCTGCTTCTATGGGGTCTATGTTGAAGGGCCCTGCCAGTTCATGGCCGTAAAGGGGTAGCCCTGCCTCAGTTCGGGTTGAATCCCTGGCGCCAAGGCCGGCTGGCTTTATGCCGAAAGCTTTCCCTTTTTCCAGGAGGAGGTTCCAGAGGCGGGGTGCGTCGTCGGGGTGAACGAAGATCTCATAGCCCCATTCCTCACCGGTGTAGCCTGTGCGAGCTATGATAAGGTCCATTCCATCCAGAGTAATTTCGGCCAGCTCTGTGCGGCGGAGCCTCTTGAGGATCTCTCGCCCGTCGCGGTTGGCCAGGGACATGAGGATGTGAAGTGAGGCCGGCCCCTGGAGGGCCATGTCCACCCTCATATCTCTGCCGCAGGATGGGTCTTTGAGGTTGCGCAGGATAGCTTGCCCATCTACTTCTTTATCGGGGTGCTCTCTGTCCACGATTACCCGGCGGGAGTTAACGGCGTTGAGCCAGGCCCAATCCTTCTCTTCATTGACAGCGTTCACCACCATGATGTAGCGGTCCTTCCGTAAGCGGTAAATCATCACGTCGTCAATGACGTTGCCGTCAGGGTCCAGGAGGTAGGAGTAAAGAGATTGGCCATCCTCAAGCCAGCGGACATAGTTGGTGGTGACAAAGTCCAGGAAGCGCGTGGCGTGCTCTCCGGATATCTCAAAGACTCCCATGTGGGCTACGTCAAAGAGGCCAGCGGCTTCGCGGACGGCTTTGTGCTCTTCAAGGACGCTTGTATACCATACGGGCATTTCCCACCCGGCGAAGGGGATAAGCTTGGCCTTGAGTTTTCTGTGCTCTTCGTTAAGAGGCGTATGCTTGAGGGGTCCGGGCTTCTCCTCCCAGCGGAATTCTTCTTTCTGGACAGGGAGTCTTTCCTGGTGCAGGCGGTTTTCGCCCACGAAATAGGGTTTGGAAAGGGCAAAGAGGTCTTTGTGGTTGCTGCGGTAGAGGGCGAGGGCATCAGGTCTTTCGCCATCGTAAGAGGGCCAGTCGGCGGAAGCACGCCAGGACTTGTAAGCCTGAGGTGAAGCGGCTTTAAAGCCCTTCTGCTTCAGGGTCTCCCACAGGTCTCTGATGTTATCAGGGTGGGATATAAGCATCAAAAGTTCATAGCCGTTGCCGTAGTCCACCCTGGCAACCATGGTTTCGGCTCCATTCACCTGGCCGGACCAGAAGTGGTTGATGGGGAGTTCGGGGAGCCAGGGGAAGAGCTCGTAGAGTTTAGCGCTGGCTTCTTTCCCTGCGACCCCTATGGCCGTTTTCCTCCAAGGCTTTTCCATATCTTCCCACAGGTCTTCCACGACCACTGGCCCTTCAATTTTGGCCAAGATGTCATGGCGGTCAAAGATCACGTAGCCATCGGATAAAGCCCGGAACCAGTCTTTGACTTTTTCCGAATTTTCAGGGTTGGTTACCACCAGGTATTGCTGACGGCCACGGCTATCATCGGGGAAGCGGAGGACGGAGATATCGTCAAGAAGTTTGCCATCAGCATCCAATAGGAAGGAGCGGGCGAGCGTT is a window from the Anaerolineae bacterium genome containing:
- a CDS encoding radical SAM protein, with the translated sequence MNWRKIARARAVLRRETGFIVKDWGGRISIALVYPNTYYVGMSSLGFQTVYRILNSEPDVVCERVFADPLFMDEEGPISLESQRPLADFSVIAFSISYELDYFHLAEVLERSRIPLFSAEREEGDPLVIAGGPAVSANPEPLSQMVDAFIIGEGEEVIPEVIAVLRETIHAPRNTLLEALRGIQGVYVPLIHNPSDPPVVRRWVQDLDLYPVHSVVLTEETEFGDMYLVEIERGCGRGCRFCLAGYIYLPPRERSVESILAQAKEGVKWRGTIGLVGFAVSDYSRMDELLDGLRALGAGLSASSLRAESVSEKLIEALARSSATITLAPEAGSFALRRIIGKPIPEKEILRVAELAAKYRIRRLKLYFMIGLPRESEEDLRAISLLTSEILKRFEGEVVVNVSPFVPKPHTPFQRIAMAPEEELGERLKFLRHLLRRLKVKMRAESPAWATVQATLSRGDKKVGLALVEIARMREKATPSRWEKALEKAGTDKGKYLGPWPRKEPLPWERVIATGFYPMCQPCLSEDFAGETQG
- the gcvT gene encoding glycine cleavage system aminomethyltransferase GcvT; this translates as MDIKLAQEYIKILEGELSAIDPEIDRLIQFEEEKQARKIILIPSESIAPEPVLKALGSVFNNIYAEGYPPLRMTREEFELVMDFAHQLTHYRRYGDRRFYKGVEYVHFVETLAQRRVAQAFANERVPPERIFVNVQPLSGAAANISVYDALLNPGDTIMGMDLFQGGHLTHGSEFNISGRRYKVVSYGVDPVTERLNYDQIMKLALEYRPRLIIAGYTSYSWAPDWEKFREIADAVGAYLMADIAHTAGLVVAGAHPSPIGIADVITFTTHKTICGPRGAVIISTDEELAQRIDAAVFPGIQGGPHVNKFAAIAVAFKIAQTEVFKRIQHKIVENAKALAEAFQKRGIKVAYGGTNTHMVVLDLRPIRTDTGYPVKGEIAARLLDIVGIVVNKNTIPGDTMTPLASGIRLGTPWVTQRGLDAEEMDEIADIMTEILVNIKPFRYYGRDHELPRGKIELEILKRAACRVDELIDRIPVCPPPCRTGYPHYCFLPGREPARSPMLETRAIPEGEGPFVFDLTNLGLLMVRGTRAEAFIQQVNTANLANLKPGTLARSFLLDADGKLLDDISVLRFPDDSRGRQQYLVVTNPENSEKVKDWFRALSDGYVIFDRHDILAKIEGPVVVEDLWEDMEKPWRKTAIGVAGKEASAKLYELFPWLPELPINHFWSGQVNGAETMVARVDYGNGYELLMLISHPDNIRDLWETLKQKGFKAASPQAYKSWRASADWPSYDGERPDALALYRSNHKDLFALSKPYFVGENRLHQERLPVQKEEFRWEEKPGPLKHTPLNEEHRKLKAKLIPFAGWEMPVWYTSVLEEHKAVREAAGLFDVAHMGVFEISGEHATRFLDFVTTNYVRWLEDGQSLYSYLLDPDGNVIDDVMIYRLRKDRYIMVVNAVNEEKDWAWLNAVNSRRVIVDREHPDKEVDGQAILRNLKDPSCGRDMRVDMALQGPASLHILMSLANRDGREILKRLRRTELAEITLDGMDLIIARTGYTGEEWGYEIFVHPDDAPRLWNLLLEKGKAFGIKPAGLGARDSTRTEAGLPLYGHELAGPFNIDPIEAGFAPYVKFHKPYFIGRKAIIEKEARRTREIVRFRMNRKGVPKPEPGDPVVNPRGDYIGAVTSCAIDTEGYLVGMALIDRRQAREGNQIGIFAGRARQREIKPVDKLGPGDSVPLPEWATILPRFMRRS